From the genome of Thermococcus chitonophagus, one region includes:
- a CDS encoding DUF1699 family protein — MRVEITARNVRELLRKIDENLNEDVTEVYINLRPTKEVVVRILENAPNVKVIGCPPSLYPKVSKKVINALERMGIKVIPIAKGRGRPRKYSEKTVNLIQEMLSRGKSPREISRSLGIPLRTLYYLISLYNLKPLVVEDEED; from the coding sequence ATGAGAGTTGAGATAACTGCGAGAAACGTGAGAGAGTTGCTGAGGAAGATAGATGAGAATCTTAATGAGGATGTAACTGAAGTTTACATTAACTTAAGGCCCACAAAGGAGGTTGTAGTTAGGATACTCGAGAATGCTCCTAACGTTAAGGTGATAGGGTGCCCTCCTAGCCTTTATCCGAAGGTGTCTAAGAAAGTAATTAATGCCCTTGAGAGGATGGGGATAAAGGTTATCCCGATAGCCAAAGGAAGAGGTAGGCCTAGAAAGTACTCGGAGAAAACGGTAAATTTAATTCAGGAGATGCTCAGCCGAGGTAAGAGCCCCAGGGAGATAAGTAGATCCCTGGGAATACCTTTAAGAACCCTGTACTACCTTATCTCCCTCTACAACTTAAAGCCTCTAGTTGTTGAAGATGAAGAGGATTGA
- a CDS encoding TldD/PmbA family protein, with protein sequence MEELIKYGEKFFDELEIVVQRGRDVSVDVELNEISMASTRTNVVTIIRGIKDKRIGIAIIDTADKEEVKKAIESAAKMAKLNNPDEKWHSLPSPGKYREKPKVNEELKEVSPDRLVNFVLEGIKLAREKDEHITVAGGSAGASWVEVGIYNSQGINVTQEFGYSHLFFEFVGKKEGVVTPGIFEFDAKDNLNLDVEGVVEKGVQKVQWAYKVKEAKNEEVPIIFGPWATSGLLFYTLFPAFSGERLVKKTTPLADKVGESIASEVITMYDDTFHELSIAKAVFDGEGVPTRKTMLIEKGIFKGFVWDNYWAKIYGTESTGHGQRDWRGGGVSIGLNTVVIEEGKRSLEDIIGEIKHGYFVDGVQGAHSSNPDNGNFAVTANPAYLIEDGEIVGSSVFLIAGNIYELLKQATEVSKEQRALPAMYTVITPYIKFENVKIAGKK encoded by the coding sequence ATGGAGGAGCTGATTAAGTACGGTGAGAAGTTTTTTGACGAGCTTGAGATAGTCGTCCAGAGGGGAAGGGACGTAAGCGTCGACGTTGAGCTTAACGAAATATCAATGGCCTCAACGAGAACGAACGTCGTCACGATAATCAGAGGAATTAAAGACAAGAGGATCGGAATTGCCATAATAGACACCGCCGATAAGGAAGAAGTGAAGAAGGCCATAGAGTCGGCCGCAAAGATGGCCAAACTAAATAACCCAGATGAAAAGTGGCACTCCCTCCCAAGCCCAGGAAAGTACAGGGAAAAGCCAAAGGTCAATGAAGAGCTAAAGGAGGTCTCACCAGATAGGCTCGTTAACTTCGTCCTTGAAGGAATAAAGCTCGCAAGAGAGAAGGATGAGCACATAACTGTAGCTGGAGGATCTGCAGGAGCTTCATGGGTTGAGGTAGGAATTTACAACTCCCAAGGGATAAACGTGACCCAAGAGTTCGGCTACTCACACCTGTTCTTTGAATTCGTTGGGAAGAAGGAGGGTGTAGTCACCCCAGGAATATTCGAATTCGATGCTAAAGATAATCTTAACTTGGACGTTGAGGGAGTAGTTGAGAAAGGCGTGCAGAAGGTTCAGTGGGCCTATAAGGTCAAGGAGGCAAAGAACGAAGAAGTACCAATAATCTTTGGCCCCTGGGCTACCTCAGGCTTACTATTCTACACGCTCTTCCCGGCCTTCAGCGGTGAGAGGTTAGTGAAGAAGACCACGCCACTAGCTGATAAGGTTGGAGAGAGCATCGCGAGTGAGGTTATAACGATGTACGATGACACGTTCCACGAGCTCAGCATAGCAAAGGCTGTCTTCGATGGGGAAGGGGTTCCAACGAGAAAGACGATGCTCATAGAGAAAGGAATATTCAAGGGGTTCGTATGGGACAACTACTGGGCAAAGATATACGGCACGGAGAGCACGGGGCACGGGCAAAGAGACTGGAGGGGCGGAGGTGTCAGCATAGGTCTCAACACAGTCGTCATTGAAGAGGGCAAGAGGTCACTCGAGGATATAATTGGGGAAATCAAGCACGGCTACTTCGTCGATGGCGTTCAGGGTGCACACTCAAGTAACCCCGACAACGGTAACTTTGCCGTGACGGCAAATCCAGCTTACCTAATAGAGGACGGAGAGATCGTTGGATCAAGCGTCTTCCTAATTGCCGGGAACATTTACGAGCTATTGAAGCAGGCCACGGAAGTCAGCAAGGAACAGAGGGCATTACCAGCAATGTACACTGTGATAACACCATACATAAAGTTTGAGAACGTCAAGATCGCCGGAAAGAAGTGA
- a CDS encoding DUF530 family protein translates to MPTTEELIARINKTLDDIAIDTPGLFDDLDVPKLFFVFKNRLEVLKDLEEELERRVGELGPAPIFKDKKSKDPHLSWIYRKRHYRSLTLERLRAAITAHRMALAILDANYVLRKGKVDIPPDALKRSDLQKVKAVERPVKLGRIDILPYLAYSGDVLRLLGQRGIEIREHFKLIKGKLREEGTVRKEKFRIEVEYWENGKLKKEKLDLPVDADIEGELRKKYGKRFRWRVLSYVKTVGVLINNHYTVDNLALAYSTLNPKEGVRLLALDIFRYYFLTSEKERENVSIYPGIRSCIDCHYSLFDIPFKERADFKVGFGSLLLIRKCEIEKMLVRRRSDITRLPNYVLGGVILYGISSFTEEEVANLLEIDIGELREGIRKFVVSGLHKVVFSDVSKFEKFMPKSEKAKKFLELLQG, encoded by the coding sequence ATGCCGACTACTGAGGAGCTAATAGCTAGGATAAACAAAACATTGGACGATATAGCAATAGACACCCCAGGGTTATTTGATGATCTCGATGTTCCTAAACTATTTTTTGTATTTAAGAACCGGCTGGAAGTTTTGAAAGATCTAGAAGAAGAGCTGGAAAGAAGGGTTGGCGAACTTGGTCCTGCTCCAATATTCAAGGACAAAAAATCAAAAGATCCTCACCTGTCTTGGATATACAGAAAGAGGCACTACAGGTCATTAACCCTCGAAAGGCTGAGAGCCGCGATAACCGCTCACAGAATGGCCCTTGCAATTCTCGATGCAAACTATGTACTAAGGAAGGGAAAGGTGGACATTCCCCCAGATGCCCTAAAGAGAAGCGATCTCCAAAAGGTAAAAGCTGTTGAAAGACCTGTAAAGCTCGGTAGGATAGATATACTACCATATCTGGCCTACTCTGGGGATGTCCTAAGATTGCTTGGTCAGAGGGGTATTGAGATAAGAGAACACTTCAAGCTAATAAAGGGCAAGCTCAGGGAAGAAGGTACGGTAAGAAAGGAGAAGTTTAGGATAGAGGTTGAGTACTGGGAAAATGGAAAGTTAAAGAAGGAGAAGCTTGATCTGCCCGTAGATGCTGACATAGAAGGGGAACTCAGGAAAAAGTATGGGAAAAGGTTTAGATGGAGGGTTTTGAGCTACGTGAAGACTGTCGGTGTTTTAATAAATAACCATTACACCGTTGATAACCTTGCGCTTGCTTATTCTACTCTGAACCCAAAAGAGGGCGTTAGATTGCTGGCTCTCGATATTTTCAGGTACTACTTCTTAACATCTGAAAAAGAGAGGGAGAATGTCTCCATATACCCTGGGATAAGGTCGTGTATAGACTGCCACTACTCCCTGTTTGATATTCCATTCAAGGAGAGAGCAGACTTCAAGGTTGGATTTGGTAGTCTGCTCCTGATAAGGAAGTGCGAAATAGAGAAGATGCTGGTTAGGAGAAGGAGTGACATAACTAGATTGCCCAACTACGTATTGGGCGGGGTAATATTGTATGGCATTTCAAGCTTTACGGAAGAGGAAGTTGCAAACCTACTTGAGATAGACATTGGAGAGCTTAGGGAAGGCATTAGGAAGTTCGTTGTCTCGGGCCTTCACAAAGTCGTGTTCTCGGATGTAAGCAAGTTTGAGAAGTTTATGCCGAAGAGCGAGAAGGCGAAGAAGTTCCTTGAGCTCCTCCAGGGGTGA
- a CDS encoding DNA topoisomerase IV subunit A: MKLKRQKPREKFSYDPQKVLKKLEEVAQKILEEVKAGKNPYFDVPTRGLNNVYFDEEARLIRMGDKLSRRYFLNVAHARKFMQTLILMAYVKRLVSEGKHASLREAYYANKHTIPGTKENTFEDQSESDPIIEDLERMLGVLREEMHITADRRGYIYGDIVIKDGEDEFNASKLGTGGWAVPGTVEHIQFPEVNVDYVLVVETAAMADRLIEEKYPKRENCLIVATQGQASRGVRRLIHRLHYEEGLPIIVFTDGDPYGWYIYSTIKQGSINLAYLSEKLATPDAKFVGMTMDDIKEYGLENVTEKLKGIPPDKKGGPTGDYKRIIEELNYPWFQNKEWQRQLKLALKWGVRIEQQALANKSLEFVAKEYLPEKIREGKLLP; this comes from the coding sequence TTGAAGCTGAAGCGACAGAAGCCTAGGGAGAAGTTTTCTTACGATCCTCAAAAGGTTCTCAAAAAGCTTGAGGAGGTAGCTCAAAAGATACTGGAAGAGGTTAAGGCCGGTAAGAATCCCTACTTTGACGTTCCGACGAGGGGATTAAATAACGTATACTTTGACGAAGAGGCGAGACTAATAAGGATGGGTGATAAGCTCTCGAGGAGGTACTTCCTCAACGTGGCTCATGCAAGAAAGTTCATGCAGACCCTAATCTTAATGGCCTACGTTAAGAGACTGGTGAGTGAGGGGAAGCACGCGAGCTTAAGAGAAGCGTACTATGCCAACAAGCACACCATCCCAGGGACTAAGGAAAACACATTCGAAGATCAGAGCGAGAGCGATCCGATAATAGAGGATCTTGAAAGGATGCTTGGTGTTCTGAGAGAGGAGATGCACATTACGGCGGATAGAAGAGGGTACATCTATGGAGATATAGTCATTAAGGATGGCGAAGATGAGTTCAATGCATCTAAGCTCGGTACGGGCGGCTGGGCCGTCCCTGGGACGGTTGAGCACATTCAGTTTCCGGAGGTAAATGTTGACTACGTTCTCGTCGTCGAGACAGCTGCAATGGCCGATAGGCTGATCGAGGAGAAATATCCGAAGAGGGAGAACTGTTTAATCGTGGCAACCCAGGGTCAGGCTTCGAGAGGTGTTAGGAGGCTAATCCACAGGCTCCACTATGAAGAGGGCCTCCCGATAATAGTATTCACGGATGGAGATCCATACGGTTGGTACATTTACTCTACGATAAAACAGGGATCAATTAACCTCGCCTATCTAAGCGAGAAGCTTGCAACCCCCGATGCGAAGTTCGTGGGAATGACTATGGATGACATAAAGGAGTACGGTCTTGAAAACGTTACCGAGAAGCTCAAGGGTATTCCTCCAGATAAGAAGGGAGGGCCAACCGGGGACTACAAGAGGATAATCGAAGAGCTCAACTACCCATGGTTCCAGAACAAGGAGTGGCAGAGGCAGCTGAAGCTCGCACTCAAGTGGGGAGTGAGGATTGAACAGCAGGCTCTGGCAAACAAGAGTTTGGAGTTTGTGGCGAAGGAGTATTTGCCCGAGAAAATAAGGGAGGGTAAGCTTCTTCCGTGA
- a CDS encoding TldD/PmbA family protein, which translates to METLEKALRWAEENIKAEYIELRYENLKKTTLNLKDGVFVSFTEKLNRGVAIRVLANGAWGFSSTSDLSRLEEAIKEAYKLAKAAAETKKEKIKLAEIKPVEDFVKSKMKVKPKEVDIEEKVNHLRELEKLLKEDEAVKSVNIRYEDGGGQKILLTNEGTRIEWDYNYLYQGVYVTGKKEGRLAMARDSIGAVDYGWELMTEKEPNEKVKDRLLRKLHSQLNGVAPKRGEWPIVAGPIVVGIIAHEALGHLAEADLTINSPFKDLMGKQIAPEFVTMSERYVEGGFGNDKYDDEGVPVKDIHIIENGILKEIMLNREYAAKWGMEPNGHARAQDYRYPPIIRMRNTIFEPRDWSFEEMIEDIKFGYYVVDFRGGQAQLNSAFQVGIQEGYVIRNGEIAEPIRDTSITGVAIEALKKITAVGKDFGLEVGFCGKGQTAFVSSGGPHMRFDGGILIG; encoded by the coding sequence ATGGAGACCTTGGAAAAAGCCCTTCGCTGGGCCGAGGAAAATATTAAGGCAGAGTACATCGAGCTGAGGTACGAAAACCTCAAGAAAACAACGCTAAACCTCAAAGACGGAGTTTTCGTGAGCTTTACTGAAAAGCTGAACAGGGGAGTAGCAATTAGGGTTCTCGCAAATGGAGCGTGGGGCTTCTCTTCCACGAGCGATCTCAGCAGGTTAGAGGAAGCTATCAAAGAGGCATACAAGCTCGCAAAGGCCGCAGCAGAGACAAAGAAAGAGAAGATAAAGCTCGCGGAGATAAAGCCCGTGGAGGACTTTGTTAAGAGCAAGATGAAAGTCAAGCCCAAGGAAGTCGACATAGAAGAGAAAGTTAACCACCTCAGGGAACTTGAGAAGCTCCTCAAGGAGGATGAAGCAGTAAAGAGCGTTAACATAAGGTACGAAGACGGAGGCGGCCAGAAAATACTCCTAACTAACGAGGGAACGAGAATAGAGTGGGACTACAACTACCTCTACCAAGGGGTCTATGTCACCGGAAAGAAAGAGGGAAGATTGGCTATGGCAAGGGACAGCATCGGGGCCGTTGACTACGGCTGGGAGCTCATGACGGAGAAAGAGCCCAATGAGAAGGTAAAGGACAGACTCTTGAGGAAGTTACACTCACAGCTCAATGGAGTTGCTCCAAAGAGGGGAGAGTGGCCAATAGTTGCCGGCCCGATAGTCGTCGGGATCATAGCCCATGAGGCACTCGGCCACCTAGCTGAGGCCGACCTCACCATAAACTCACCGTTCAAGGATCTCATGGGCAAGCAGATTGCCCCAGAGTTCGTAACGATGAGCGAGAGGTACGTCGAGGGAGGCTTTGGAAACGACAAGTACGACGATGAGGGGGTCCCAGTCAAGGACATACACATCATCGAGAACGGAATACTGAAGGAGATAATGCTGAACAGGGAGTACGCTGCAAAGTGGGGCATGGAGCCAAATGGACATGCAAGGGCCCAAGACTACAGGTACCCACCGATAATAAGGATGAGGAACACGATCTTCGAGCCGAGAGACTGGTCATTTGAGGAGATGATAGAGGACATCAAGTTCGGCTACTACGTTGTAGACTTCAGGGGAGGACAGGCCCAGCTCAACTCTGCGTTCCAAGTGGGAATTCAGGAGGGCTATGTGATAAGGAACGGAGAGATTGCAGAACCGATAAGGGATACTTCAATCACGGGAGTTGCAATTGAGGCCCTGAAGAAGATAACAGCAGTAGGTAAGGACTTCGGGCTTGAGGTTGGATTCTGTGGAAAGGGACAGACGGCATTTGTTAGCTCAGGTGGACCCCACATGAGGTTCGATGGAGGAATTCTCATCGGGTGA
- the top6B gene encoding DNA topoisomerase VI subunit B: MAEARDLFKEFKVQSVSEFFRRNAAMLGYTGKVRSLTTIIHEAVTNSLDACEEAGILPYIRVEIEELGKEHYKVIVEDNGPGIPEDYIPHVFGKMLAGTKAHRNIQSRGQQGIGISGAVMFAQITSGKATRVITSTGGDIVEAWVKIDVQKNEGKIVKKIKHPNPKGWRGTRIELEVKEVKYVRSKQGVYWYLKLTAIANPHAHIELIEPDGKLIVFPRSSDEIPEPPVEMKPHPKGVMTDDVYTMAHRSKRSSVRRFLVSEFSRISDKKIDELIEYIAALRLIKSEERKEIREQLYERLAKGEVDAVLKSFGRKWKKVVEQVAKIMEKPPEKLTWHEAEEIVEAFKLMKFLAPPTHGLRPIGEENIEKGLKAILRPEFVTAITRPPKVYAGGIPFQVEVGLAYGGHITSSEVLRYANRVPLLFDAGSCVITSAVRSIDWKRYRIDSFDTAPLVVLVNVISVHVPYTSTGKQSIADIDEIYNEIRLALMDTARKLAFYLGGKFRRLYQVKRRKTLEKYLPEIARALHILTGEPEEKIKEYFLNLIESKIEVEEVSEVEAEATEA; the protein is encoded by the coding sequence ATGGCCGAAGCAAGGGATCTATTTAAGGAGTTTAAGGTTCAGAGTGTAAGTGAGTTCTTCAGAAGGAACGCGGCAATGCTTGGTTACACTGGGAAGGTTAGATCACTGACAACAATAATCCACGAGGCGGTAACGAATTCTTTAGATGCATGTGAAGAGGCTGGGATACTTCCCTATATTAGGGTTGAAATTGAGGAGCTCGGAAAGGAGCACTACAAGGTGATAGTTGAGGACAACGGTCCTGGGATTCCTGAGGATTACATTCCACACGTCTTCGGTAAGATGCTCGCTGGAACTAAGGCTCACAGGAACATACAGAGCAGGGGACAGCAAGGTATAGGCATATCAGGAGCGGTAATGTTTGCTCAAATAACAAGCGGTAAAGCTACTCGCGTTATCACATCCACTGGTGGGGACATAGTTGAGGCCTGGGTTAAGATAGACGTTCAGAAAAACGAGGGCAAAATTGTGAAGAAGATCAAGCATCCAAATCCCAAAGGCTGGAGAGGTACGAGGATAGAGCTCGAGGTTAAGGAAGTAAAATACGTTCGGTCAAAGCAGGGTGTTTACTGGTACCTGAAGCTCACGGCAATTGCTAATCCTCACGCTCATATAGAGTTAATTGAACCGGATGGAAAGCTGATTGTATTTCCAAGGTCGAGCGATGAGATTCCTGAACCGCCTGTAGAGATGAAGCCCCATCCAAAGGGAGTAATGACGGACGACGTTTACACCATGGCCCACAGGAGCAAGAGGAGTAGCGTTAGGAGGTTCCTAGTTTCTGAGTTCTCGAGGATCAGCGACAAGAAAATTGATGAGCTCATAGAGTACATAGCCGCTCTCAGGCTGATAAAATCAGAGGAGAGAAAGGAGATCAGAGAGCAACTATACGAAAGGCTGGCCAAGGGAGAGGTAGATGCCGTCCTCAAGTCCTTTGGCAGGAAGTGGAAGAAGGTCGTGGAACAGGTAGCCAAGATCATGGAGAAGCCCCCCGAGAAGTTAACTTGGCACGAGGCGGAGGAGATAGTTGAAGCCTTTAAGCTGATGAAGTTTTTAGCACCACCAACTCACGGCCTAAGGCCCATTGGGGAGGAAAACATCGAGAAGGGTCTCAAGGCAATTCTGAGGCCTGAGTTTGTAACGGCAATAACTAGGCCTCCAAAGGTGTACGCTGGAGGTATACCGTTCCAGGTGGAGGTTGGGCTGGCCTATGGAGGACACATAACAAGTTCTGAAGTTTTAAGGTACGCTAATAGGGTTCCACTTCTCTTTGATGCAGGTTCATGTGTAATAACTTCGGCAGTGAGGAGCATAGACTGGAAGAGATATAGAATAGATTCGTTTGACACCGCTCCCCTAGTCGTTTTGGTCAACGTTATCAGCGTTCACGTTCCCTACACGAGCACTGGCAAGCAGAGTATTGCTGACATCGATGAGATATACAACGAGATAAGGCTCGCTTTGATGGATACTGCAAGGAAGCTGGCCTTCTACCTTGGAGGTAAGTTCAGGAGGTTGTATCAGGTTAAGAGAAGGAAGACTCTTGAGAAGTACCTTCCTGAGATTGCTAGAGCCTTGCACATTCTAACCGGGGAGCCAGAGGAGAAGATCAAGGAGTACTTCCTGAATCTTATAGAGAGCAAAATTGAGGTTGAGGAGGTGAGTGAGGTTGAAGCTGAAGCGACAGAAGCCTAG